A genomic segment from Desulfurispirillum indicum S5 encodes:
- a CDS encoding RelA/SpoT family protein, with amino-acid sequence MAQMIRINDIITEVRQRHKDVDVTPINKAYIYAAQAHRGLMRKSGEPYISHPLAVAYLLATMNLDPYTITAGLLHDTIEDTTATFEELQQQFGHDVAFLVDGVTKIETMVGKSNKSSDVKAETLRKMLIAMAKDIRVLLIKLADRLHNIRTLEYMPEEKRKAIAQETLDIYAPLAHRLGINWMKTELEDRSLEHFDPETFAMIRNEVEPREGDRKSYVDELIARISEHLASLGITCEVHGRPKHYFSIYKKIKRQNVSPKELFDLLALRVVTEKVSDCYLVLGEIHRLWRAVPNRLKDYITNPKSNLYQSLHTTVIGPEGLKVEFQIRTAEMHKIAEEGIAAHWAYKEGVHPENDETQRFAWLKSILEGGAEFEDSSEFLKALRQELYVKEVYVFTPKGDTIELPDESTILDFAFTIHSEVGYHCTGGYVNGKMVGIRHRLQNGDTVEIITSDKQHPRKDWLKFVRTNRARIRITSYLNKVERQKAIESGKDILEKGLRSYRKSLDSIGPKNRSKLLELSHMPSLDELYRNVGLYKINCKTLLERLFEDDIAKRQQQDEHGKHKDEAVFEGAKERHQESVRGSTIEIKGISDVLIRVANCCSPLPGDPIIGYVTHGRGISIHKQDCPQMRDAFSERLIEASWSEAATKNIYAVNFTVLCKDQPGVLAGVSSVLGDNKANITNIRMVKQDINRAEVLLEFTIEVNHKDQLTHIRNRVKGLDFVLEVK; translated from the coding sequence ATGGCTCAGATGATCCGCATCAACGATATAATCACGGAAGTACGCCAGCGCCACAAAGATGTTGACGTCACTCCTATCAATAAAGCCTATATCTACGCTGCCCAGGCCCATCGGGGCCTGATGCGCAAATCGGGAGAGCCCTACATCAGCCATCCCCTGGCAGTCGCGTATCTGCTCGCCACCATGAATCTCGATCCTTACACCATCACCGCCGGACTGCTCCACGACACCATAGAAGACACCACGGCCACATTTGAAGAGCTCCAGCAGCAATTCGGCCACGATGTGGCCTTCCTGGTGGACGGTGTTACCAAAATTGAGACCATGGTGGGAAAGAGCAACAAGTCCTCCGACGTCAAGGCCGAAACCCTGCGCAAGATGCTCATCGCCATGGCCAAGGACATCCGTGTCCTGCTCATTAAACTGGCCGACCGGCTGCATAATATCCGCACACTGGAGTACATGCCCGAGGAAAAGCGCAAGGCCATCGCCCAGGAAACCCTGGATATCTATGCTCCTCTGGCCCATCGCCTGGGGATCAACTGGATGAAAACCGAACTGGAAGATCGCTCCCTGGAACACTTTGATCCAGAAACCTTTGCCATGATCCGCAATGAAGTGGAGCCGCGGGAAGGTGACCGCAAGAGCTATGTGGATGAGCTCATCGCCAGGATCAGCGAGCACCTGGCCAGTCTGGGTATCACCTGCGAGGTGCACGGCAGGCCGAAACACTATTTCAGCATCTACAAGAAAATCAAGCGACAGAATGTCTCTCCAAAAGAGCTCTTCGACCTGCTGGCCCTGCGGGTCGTCACCGAGAAAGTCTCTGACTGCTACCTGGTTCTGGGGGAGATTCACCGGCTGTGGCGCGCCGTTCCCAATCGCCTCAAGGACTATATCACCAACCCGAAGTCGAACCTGTACCAGTCCCTGCACACCACGGTTATCGGCCCGGAAGGCCTCAAGGTGGAATTCCAGATCCGTACGGCGGAAATGCACAAGATCGCCGAGGAAGGGATTGCCGCCCACTGGGCCTATAAGGAAGGTGTCCACCCCGAAAATGACGAGACGCAGCGCTTTGCCTGGCTCAAGAGCATCCTGGAGGGGGGAGCTGAGTTTGAGGACTCCAGCGAGTTCCTCAAGGCCCTGCGCCAGGAGCTCTACGTCAAGGAAGTCTACGTCTTTACCCCCAAGGGAGACACCATCGAGCTTCCCGATGAGTCCACCATCCTGGATTTCGCCTTCACCATCCACTCGGAAGTGGGTTACCACTGCACCGGCGGCTATGTGAACGGCAAGATGGTGGGCATTCGCCATCGACTGCAAAACGGCGATACCGTGGAAATCATCACCAGCGACAAGCAGCACCCCCGCAAGGACTGGCTCAAGTTTGTGCGCACCAACCGCGCCAGAATCCGCATCACCTCATATCTGAACAAAGTGGAACGCCAGAAGGCCATTGAAAGCGGCAAAGATATTCTGGAAAAGGGACTGCGCAGCTACCGCAAATCCCTGGACAGCATCGGCCCCAAGAACCGTAGCAAGCTGCTGGAACTCTCCCACATGCCCAGCCTTGATGAACTCTACCGCAACGTGGGCCTGTATAAGATCAACTGCAAGACCCTGCTGGAGCGGCTTTTTGAGGACGATATCGCCAAACGCCAACAGCAGGATGAGCACGGCAAGCATAAGGATGAAGCAGTTTTCGAAGGGGCCAAAGAGCGCCATCAGGAATCGGTACGCGGCTCGACCATTGAAATCAAGGGCATCTCTGATGTTCTCATCCGCGTGGCCAACTGCTGTTCCCCCCTGCCCGGGGACCCCATCATCGGCTATGTCACCCATGGCCGTGGCATCAGCATCCACAAACAGGACTGCCCCCAGATGCGAGACGCCTTCAGCGAGCGCCTGATCGAAGCCAGCTGGAGTGAAGCCGCCACAAAAAATATCTATGCCGTGAATTTCACTGTTCTGTGCAAGGATCAGCCTGGAGTCCTGGCCGGAGTCAGCAGTGTGCTGGGCGACAACAAGGCCAATATCACCAATATCCGCATGGTCAAGCAGGACATCAACCGCGCTGAAGTCTTGCTGGAATTCACCATTGAAGTCAACCACAAGGACCAGCTGACCCACATCCGCAACCGGGTCAAGGGGCTCGATTTTGTGCTGGAAGTGAAATAA
- a CDS encoding IS5 family transposase (programmed frameshift) produces MSKVQSWEVSDAFWQRVEPLLPIQQRDLDKVYKRKPGGGRKRLNPRKAFSGIVYVLRTGCQWKAIPKEQFGCASAVHKYFIEWSKAGVFEAIWRQGLAEYDEMEGIAWEWQSIDGGMYKAPMALETVGKNPTDRGKNGSKRHVLVDGRGVPLSIVVTGANRHDVSQLEAVLDGVVFEKPAEQEQHLCADCGYKGKQALSSILQRGYIPHVKQRKEEIEDKKRDPSKKARRWIVEASISWFNRFRKIHVRFEKLEVTHYGLTCLAAAIITYRKIGVIYG; encoded by the exons ATGTCTAAAGTGCAATCATGGGAAGTCTCAGATGCTTTCTGGCAAAGAGTTGAGCCTTTGCTGCCAATCCAGCAAAGAGATCTTGACAAGGTCTACAAGCGCAAGCCTGGTGGTGGGCGCAAGCGACTTAACCCCAGGAAGGCGTTTTCCGGCATTGTCTATGTTCTGCGCACCGGTTGTCAGTGGAAAGCGATACCCAAGGAGCAGTTTGGTTGCGCCAGTGCCGTGCACAAGTACTTCATTGAGTGGAGTAAGGCCGGTGTATTCGAAGCTATTTGGCGTCAAGGGCTGGCTGAGTACGACGAGATGGAGGGAATTGCCTGGGAGTGGCAAAGCATAGATGGCGGAATGTACAAAGCACCAATGGCTCTTGAAACCGTAGGGAAGAACCCGACGGATCGGGGA AAAAACGGGAGCAAGCGTCATGTCCTGGTGGACGGTCGTGGCGTCCCGTTGTCCATCGTCGTAACCGGAGCGAACCGGCATGATGTGAGCCAGCTTGAAGCTGTTCTTGATGGCGTAGTCTTCGAGAAGCCTGCAGAGCAGGAGCAGCATCTTTGCGCAGATTGTGGCTACAAGGGAAAGCAGGCGCTCAGCAGCATTCTTCAGCGCGGATACATACCCCATGTAAAGCAGCGAAAAGAAGAGATCGAGGACAAGAAGCGTGACCCATCAAAGAAGGCGAGGCGCTGGATAGTGGAAGCATCTATTTCCTGGTTCAACCGTTTCAGGAAGATTCATGTGCGCTTTGAGAAGCTTGAGGTCACTCACTACGGGTTGACGTGTCTTGCGGCAGCCATAATCACATACAGGAAAATCGGCGTAATTTATGGATAA
- a CDS encoding DUF262 domain-containing protein yields MIIYGQALSGRNSLSADRLDMSFGELMNMYSNDELVIDPEFQRLFRWDLEQRSRFIESILLGIPIPSIFVAEDTDGRWEIVDGLQRLSTILSYFGMLKHTPEKNGWALVAGDVVESLEGLQVADLPVKYQLNIKRSVCRIEVVKWDSNYDMRYELFNRLNTGGSPLTDQEIRNCIFRGISVEFTNLIKQLSSKNDFAELIQPTQKQKDELYLDELVLRFFSLFQNHEKVNKNLSDHMTEYMKMATRKEVDYEGKMEAFNRVVEIVGPIGRSALSGKNGQLSTSLYDGVFNGVAGNIDFYEKAGEAKLREKIEALKEDEEFKKVSGVASNYKERVKKRIERAIEVFAPNE; encoded by the coding sequence ATGATTATTTATGGACAAGCTCTAAGCGGTCGAAACAGTTTGTCAGCTGATCGGCTCGACATGTCATTTGGCGAGCTAATGAACATGTATTCGAACGATGAGCTAGTTATTGATCCTGAATTCCAAAGATTGTTCCGGTGGGATTTAGAGCAAAGGTCTAGGTTCATCGAATCAATACTTCTAGGCATTCCGATACCGTCAATTTTTGTTGCCGAAGACACAGATGGCAGGTGGGAGATTGTAGATGGCCTTCAAAGGCTATCCACAATACTTTCTTACTTCGGAATGCTTAAGCACACTCCTGAAAAGAATGGGTGGGCTCTTGTTGCCGGAGATGTGGTTGAGTCGCTCGAAGGGCTTCAAGTTGCAGACCTCCCAGTTAAATATCAGCTGAATATAAAGCGCTCAGTATGTCGAATTGAAGTTGTTAAATGGGATAGTAATTATGATATGCGTTACGAGCTTTTTAACAGATTGAATACAGGTGGCTCTCCCTTGACTGATCAAGAAATACGAAATTGCATATTTCGTGGTATTTCAGTTGAGTTTACCAACTTAATTAAACAGCTTTCATCAAAAAATGACTTTGCTGAGCTTATTCAGCCAACGCAAAAACAGAAAGATGAACTGTACCTAGATGAGCTGGTTCTTCGGTTTTTTTCTCTCTTTCAGAATCATGAAAAAGTTAATAAAAACCTCTCAGATCATATGACTGAGTATATGAAAATGGCGACAAGGAAAGAAGTTGATTATGAGGGAAAGATGGAGGCATTTAATCGCGTTGTTGAAATTGTAGGACCGATTGGTCGAAGCGCCCTAAGCGGTAAAAATGGACAGCTGTCCACCAGTCTTTATGACGGGGTTTTTAATGGAGTAGCTGGAAACATTGATTTTTATGAGAAAGCGGGTGAAGCCAAACTCCGAGAAAAAATTGAAGCCCTCAAAGAGGATGAGGAGTTCAAGAAGGTTTCTGGTGTGGCATCTAACTACAAGGAAAGGGTTAAAAAGAGAATTGAAAGAGCCATAGAGGTCTTCGCACCGAATGAGTAA
- a CDS encoding MAE_28990/MAE_18760 family HEPN-like nuclease, translated as MLPEHRHFLLRQSILGIYAEWEGFLKKSVALYLQEINKERVPFSNLHDHYISYQTDNVAKFKSPKTDFGTITKLSRNLFDMYRGHVVFSTAVNTESNANLKVTNTILKKLCLKCLSSEYETPLNKLLKFRNSIAHGDEGIPVKQSDVDDFTLLVQDLATDLVLSVNEGFQDKVYLTHNIAL; from the coding sequence ATGCTCCCAGAGCACCGGCACTTCCTGCTTCGTCAGTCAATTTTAGGAATATATGCGGAATGGGAAGGTTTTTTGAAGAAGTCTGTCGCTCTTTATTTACAGGAAATAAACAAAGAGCGCGTTCCATTCTCAAATTTGCATGATCATTACATATCCTACCAAACTGACAATGTCGCCAAATTCAAGTCACCAAAGACGGACTTTGGAACGATAACTAAGTTATCTAGAAATTTGTTCGATATGTATCGGGGGCATGTGGTTTTCAGTACCGCTGTCAATACAGAGTCAAATGCCAATTTGAAGGTGACAAACACTATATTAAAAAAACTGTGTTTGAAATGTCTTAGCTCTGAATATGAAACTCCACTTAATAAGCTATTGAAATTTAGAAACTCTATCGCTCATGGTGATGAGGGTATTCCCGTCAAACAGAGTGATGTCGATGATTTCACCTTGCTCGTTCAAGATTTAGCAACAGATCTTGTTCTGTCCGTCAATGAAGGCTTTCAGGATAAAGTTTACTTAACCCATAACATCGCGTTGTAG
- a CDS encoding GNAT family N-acetyltransferase — protein MQPLMMVKKHENQEWKDEEPEIFKTLLEGYRECMPSINDMLLETRYFMNNHILNNDFKIVPKYFLAFDDSTAQTNDIVSISALYVFPKFRNNGFAKTLLDQIKFLAQQNIILQSAVNENKFDELKDFYLKMGFQTTGVVNPPDSLGIKYIDLFWCISPIKLTFTPNGTAIERT, from the coding sequence ATGCAACCACTTATGATGGTCAAAAAACATGAAAACCAAGAATGGAAAGATGAAGAACCAGAAATTTTTAAAACATTATTAGAAGGATACAGAGAATGTATGCCATCTATCAATGACATGTTACTTGAAACAAGGTATTTTATGAATAATCATATATTAAATAATGACTTTAAAATAGTACCAAAATATTTTTTGGCTTTTGACGATAGTACAGCTCAAACAAATGACATAGTGTCAATTAGTGCCTTATATGTTTTCCCAAAATTTAGAAATAATGGATTTGCAAAAACGCTATTAGATCAAATAAAATTTTTGGCACAACAAAACATTATATTGCAAAGTGCAGTCAATGAGAATAAATTTGATGAATTAAAAGATTTTTATTTAAAAATGGGGTTCCAAACAACAGGTGTAGTCAATCCACCTGATAGTTTAGGAATTAAGTATATTGATTTATTTTGGTGTATTTCTCCAATTAAATTAACATTTACTCCAAATGGTACGGCAATTGAACGAACATAA
- a CDS encoding alpha/beta fold hydrolase: MAVPTTHLSAFQAYTETTRQLLGAQRSFQTENPLHEIEWNAPFELHPPTPTTKAILLVHGLGDSPWSFTDVAHRLAEQGYVVRTLLLPGHGTQPADLIGIRLEDWQQLVREQISLLQRDFPDVWLGGFSTGANLVLEYALDDPQIQGLVLFSPALRSNELFDWATPWLVHIKPWLLSPERHPLQSPLRYHIVPTNGLAQFYRSSVAVRKSLKGRTFDRPTVIVLAQHDSVVDVRYVRNIFERHFTHASSRLIWYGSPPPRSTSSARVLVRTDVLPQERISQFSHMGILFSPQNPLYGRDGSERICFNGQTDEDTARCQAGDPVWYSDWDYREPGKIHARLTFNPYFDWQSQIIQEVLAVASD; encoded by the coding sequence ATTGCTGTACCCACAACTCACCTTTCGGCTTTTCAGGCTTATACCGAAACGACACGGCAGTTGCTTGGAGCACAGCGCAGTTTTCAGACGGAAAATCCGCTCCATGAAATCGAGTGGAATGCTCCCTTTGAGCTCCACCCGCCCACGCCAACCACCAAAGCCATCCTGCTGGTGCATGGCCTGGGCGATTCACCCTGGTCTTTCACCGATGTGGCGCACCGTCTTGCTGAACAAGGCTATGTGGTACGCACACTGCTGCTGCCTGGACACGGCACCCAGCCCGCCGACCTGATCGGCATTCGGCTGGAAGACTGGCAACAACTGGTGCGTGAACAGATCAGCTTGCTGCAACGGGATTTTCCGGACGTCTGGCTGGGCGGCTTTTCAACCGGTGCCAACCTGGTGCTCGAATACGCCCTGGACGACCCTCAGATCCAGGGCCTGGTGCTGTTCTCCCCCGCGCTGCGTTCGAACGAGCTGTTTGACTGGGCCACGCCCTGGCTCGTACATATTAAGCCCTGGCTGCTTTCCCCTGAGAGGCACCCGCTGCAATCACCGCTTCGCTACCACATCGTACCCACCAACGGCCTGGCACAGTTCTACCGCAGCAGCGTGGCGGTGCGCAAAAGCCTGAAGGGTCGAACCTTCGACCGCCCAACGGTCATTGTGCTGGCCCAGCATGATTCGGTCGTCGATGTGCGTTATGTACGAAACATCTTTGAGCGCCATTTCACCCATGCTTCCAGCCGCTTGATCTGGTATGGGAGCCCCCCGCCCAGATCAACCTCCTCGGCACGCGTGCTGGTGCGCACCGATGTGTTGCCCCAGGAGCGCATCAGCCAGTTTTCGCACATGGGCATCCTGTTCTCACCTCAGAATCCGCTGTATGGGCGGGATGGCAGTGAACGCATCTGCTTCAATGGACAGACAGACGAGGACACCGCCCGCTGCCAGGCTGGTGATCCGGTCTGGTATTCCGACTGGGACTACCGTGAGCCGGGCAAGATTCATGCGCGCCTCACCTTCAATCCCTATTTTGATTGGCAGTCGCAGATTATTCAGGAGGTGCTGGCAGTGGCCAGTGATTGA
- a CDS encoding MarR family winged helix-turn-helix transcriptional regulator: protein MEQAPPSNEELADALVVSSFVTMAVINKIGAENDLSLSMIRVLGILWDRRPRMAELAKYLGLEKQTMSGLIARAEKRGLVARAPNKEDGRATDVFLTSDGVELVKRVRAQAQQALAPIIEGLSAPDQQLLQELLLRMLESRKG from the coding sequence ATGGAACAAGCCCCTCCATCCAACGAGGAACTGGCCGACGCACTTGTAGTAAGTTCCTTTGTCACGATGGCTGTCATCAATAAGATCGGTGCTGAAAACGACCTGTCCCTCTCGATGATTCGCGTCCTGGGAATACTGTGGGATCGGCGCCCGCGCATGGCAGAACTCGCCAAATACCTTGGTCTGGAGAAACAGACGATGTCGGGACTGATCGCCCGAGCAGAAAAACGGGGGCTGGTGGCGCGAGCGCCAAATAAGGAGGATGGGAGAGCGACGGATGTGTTCCTGACGAGTGACGGAGTCGAGCTTGTAAAGCGGGTACGTGCCCAGGCTCAGCAGGCACTGGCACCGATTATCGAAGGGCTCAGCGCACCGGATCAGCAGCTTCTCCAGGAACTGCTTCTGCGCATGCTCGAAAGCCGGAAGGGCTGA
- a CDS encoding efflux RND transporter periplasmic adaptor subunit — MKRHLVTIFVVAGVFAACVALLLGMRSAAPSIPPTSAAPALTVKRTFATAQQWPQTLHAVGSIAAWQEVIIGAEIGGQRLSRLLVDVGDHVEKGQLLAQLNPGTLEADLNASRAALQEAEVDAAQAQRAADRARALQRTNVLSDQALDQALSTAETAQARLAAARARVQADSLRLAYTEVRAPDEGVISARPAVEGALVQAGAELMRLQRQGRLEWRAELPGPELTQIAPGQAVRITFGAPQFVEGRVRRVSPQVDPHTRTGIVYVDIDPSALVRAGLFARGEFLLAQHRVLTLPETAVLLRDGFSYVFRIEGSQVRQQKVTLGARRGDRVEIREGIDADTPVVESGVGFLSDGVTVRLVTAGPNTYPALKE, encoded by the coding sequence ATGAAGCGTCACCTCGTCACCATCTTCGTCGTCGCTGGCGTTTTCGCCGCCTGTGTCGCACTGCTTCTGGGCATGCGCAGTGCTGCTCCTTCCATCCCACCCACCTCTGCGGCACCGGCGCTGACGGTCAAGCGTACCTTTGCCACGGCACAGCAGTGGCCACAAACCCTGCACGCCGTCGGCAGCATCGCCGCCTGGCAGGAGGTCATCATCGGCGCGGAAATTGGCGGACAGCGGCTGTCACGCCTGCTGGTCGATGTCGGCGATCATGTGGAAAAGGGACAGCTTCTGGCGCAGCTTAACCCCGGCACGCTTGAAGCGGACTTGAACGCCAGTCGCGCGGCACTTCAAGAGGCCGAGGTCGATGCGGCCCAGGCGCAGCGTGCCGCCGATCGTGCCCGGGCGTTGCAGCGCACCAATGTCTTATCTGACCAGGCCCTCGACCAGGCCCTGTCCACTGCCGAGACGGCACAGGCGCGCCTGGCTGCCGCCCGCGCGCGGGTGCAGGCGGATTCGCTGCGTCTGGCGTATACCGAGGTGCGCGCCCCGGACGAGGGGGTAATCAGCGCCCGACCCGCCGTCGAAGGCGCGCTTGTGCAGGCCGGAGCGGAACTCATGCGCCTGCAGCGCCAGGGCCGGCTGGAGTGGCGTGCCGAGCTGCCTGGCCCGGAGCTTACGCAGATTGCACCTGGTCAGGCTGTTCGCATCACATTCGGTGCTCCACAGTTTGTTGAAGGGCGCGTGCGCAGGGTTTCGCCGCAGGTTGATCCGCACACGCGCACCGGCATTGTGTACGTGGATATTGATCCTTCAGCGCTGGTGCGCGCCGGGCTGTTCGCACGCGGCGAATTTCTGCTGGCGCAGCACCGGGTGCTGACGCTGCCGGAAACCGCTGTCCTGCTGCGCGACGGCTTCAGCTATGTCTTTCGCATCGAAGGCAGCCAGGTGCGGCAGCAGAAGGTCACCCTGGGCGCCCGGCGTGGTGACCGGGTGGAAATCCGCGAGGGAATCGACGCTGACACGCCGGTCGTCGAGTCCGGTGTGGGCTTCCTGTCCGATGGCGTGACGGTACGCCTCGTGACCGCAGGCCCAAATACATATCCCGCGCTGAAGGAGTGA
- a CDS encoding efflux RND transporter permease subunit, whose protein sequence is MNVSAWSIHHPIPAILLFAMLTVAGLFAFHGARIQHFPDVDLPMVTVVASLPGTAPAQMETEVARKLENAMATMKGLRHLHTVVQDGVATVSAEFRLEKPPQEALDDTRAAVARVRGDLPAALRDPVISRIEFKNEAILTYTVASSRMDEEALSWFVEDQITRRLLAVPGVGAIIRVGGASREVRVELDPDRLLAWRLNAADISRQLAQVQREAPGGRARLGSGEQTVRTVATVSSAEALAAMEIPLPDGQVVRLDQVATVTDTLAERRSGAFLDGRPVVGFEIFRATGASDLDVAHGVRQALAELREERPDLELTEAVNATDQVLENFRGSLSLLIEGALLAVLVVGLFLRNLRATLICAVALPLSIIPTFLFMQWMGFTLNIITLLALSLVIGLLVDDAIVEVENIMRHMGRGKEPLVAAREAADEIGLAVVATTFTLIAVFLPTAFMQGLAGKFFVQFGWTASIAVLISLAVARLLTPMMAAYLLKKPTRPHVEPFWIPTYLRVARWAFTHKSATLAITAAFILVCSVPLLTGAIKGDFMPPSDLSQTMISVELPPGSTYAQTRAIADEARAIVATHPHVEQVYTAIGGGSAGDNPMSGAAESRTAQLTLNLTPRKERPGVSQQDIERELRTRLHAVAGARIKMAAGESYTLAISGEDSELLAQHAATVEQELRGLAGIGQVTSSAGLQRPELIVRPDTARAADLGVNTDAIAETLRVATQGDYDQFLPKLNLDQRQIPIIVRLPDEATRDLQLLRQLTVPGAWGPVPLRDVADIEITSGPAQINRLDRLRNVNFEIELDGQALGDVQQRASALPSLSHLPPGLTRHDIGQAETSNELGRSFLLAMGTGVACIYIVLVLLFHAWAQPVTILGALLLSIPGTILALFLTGTHLSMPAMIGMVMLMGIATKNSILLVEYAIMAQRDHGLARLDALLDACRKRARPIVMTSLAMGAGMLPIALGFGADPSFRAPMAIVVIGGLITSTFLSLLVIPVLYEIVDDLVQCLSAKRWWPR, encoded by the coding sequence ATGAACGTCTCCGCCTGGTCGATCCACCACCCGATCCCGGCCATCCTGCTGTTCGCCATGCTCACGGTGGCGGGCCTCTTCGCGTTCCATGGTGCCAGAATTCAGCACTTCCCGGACGTGGATCTGCCCATGGTGACTGTGGTGGCCAGCCTGCCCGGCACAGCCCCGGCGCAGATGGAAACCGAAGTGGCACGCAAACTGGAAAACGCCATGGCCACCATGAAAGGGCTGCGACACCTGCATACGGTGGTGCAGGATGGCGTAGCCACGGTGTCGGCAGAGTTCCGCCTGGAGAAGCCGCCCCAGGAGGCTCTGGACGACACCCGTGCCGCCGTGGCCCGGGTGCGGGGCGATCTGCCTGCCGCCTTGCGCGATCCCGTCATCAGCCGCATCGAGTTCAAGAACGAGGCGATCCTGACCTACACGGTGGCGTCTTCGCGTATGGACGAGGAAGCCCTGTCGTGGTTCGTGGAAGATCAGATTACCCGGCGTCTGCTCGCTGTGCCCGGTGTCGGCGCAATTATCCGTGTGGGCGGCGCGAGCCGTGAAGTGCGGGTGGAACTGGACCCGGATCGACTGCTGGCATGGCGCCTGAACGCCGCCGATATTTCGCGGCAGCTCGCCCAGGTGCAGCGCGAAGCCCCGGGCGGCCGTGCCCGGCTGGGTAGCGGTGAACAAACGGTGCGCACTGTCGCCACGGTGTCCTCCGCCGAAGCACTGGCAGCGATGGAGATCCCCCTGCCCGATGGCCAGGTCGTACGCCTGGATCAGGTCGCCACCGTAACCGACACGCTGGCCGAGCGCCGTAGTGGCGCCTTCCTCGACGGCAGGCCAGTGGTCGGCTTCGAGATCTTTCGCGCCACCGGCGCCAGCGACCTGGACGTAGCCCATGGCGTGCGCCAGGCACTTGCCGAGCTGCGCGAGGAACGCCCCGACCTCGAACTCACCGAGGCCGTCAACGCCACTGACCAGGTTCTGGAGAATTTCCGGGGCAGCCTGTCGCTGCTCATCGAAGGCGCCCTGCTCGCGGTGCTGGTGGTGGGTCTCTTTCTGCGCAACCTGCGCGCCACCCTCATCTGCGCGGTAGCCTTGCCCCTGTCCATCATTCCCACCTTCCTGTTCATGCAGTGGATGGGGTTCACGCTGAACATCATCACGCTGCTGGCCCTGTCACTGGTGATCGGCCTTCTGGTGGATGACGCCATCGTCGAGGTCGAAAACATCATGCGTCATATGGGGCGGGGCAAGGAGCCCCTCGTGGCGGCGCGCGAGGCCGCCGACGAAATCGGGCTGGCGGTCGTCGCCACCACCTTCACCCTGATCGCCGTTTTTCTGCCCACCGCCTTCATGCAGGGCCTGGCCGGCAAGTTTTTCGTACAGTTCGGCTGGACGGCCTCCATCGCCGTGCTCATCTCGCTGGCCGTGGCACGGCTACTCACGCCGATGATGGCGGCCTACCTGCTGAAGAAACCCACCCGTCCCCATGTCGAGCCTTTCTGGATACCAACGTACTTGCGGGTCGCGCGCTGGGCGTTCACCCACAAGAGCGCCACGCTGGCAATCACAGCGGCCTTCATCCTCGTCTGCAGCGTGCCATTGCTCACGGGCGCCATCAAAGGTGACTTCATGCCGCCGAGCGACCTGAGCCAGACCATGATCAGCGTCGAGCTGCCGCCGGGCAGCACCTACGCGCAGACGCGAGCGATCGCCGATGAGGCGCGCGCCATCGTGGCAACACACCCGCATGTAGAGCAGGTTTACACCGCCATCGGCGGCGGCAGTGCGGGAGACAACCCCATGAGCGGTGCCGCCGAGTCCCGCACAGCCCAGCTGACACTGAACCTGACACCACGCAAGGAACGCCCGGGCGTAAGCCAGCAGGACATAGAGCGCGAACTGCGCACGCGCCTGCACGCGGTTGCCGGTGCGCGTATCAAGATGGCCGCGGGCGAAAGCTATACCCTGGCGATCTCAGGCGAGGACAGCGAGCTGCTGGCGCAGCACGCGGCCACCGTGGAGCAGGAACTGCGCGGACTGGCCGGAATCGGCCAGGTAACCAGCAGCGCAGGCCTGCAGCGTCCCGAGCTGATTGTGCGCCCGGACACCGCGCGAGCGGCAGACCTGGGGGTAAACACCGATGCCATCGCGGAAACCCTGCGCGTGGCAACGCAAGGCGACTACGATCAGTTCCTGCCCAAATTAAACCTCGATCAGCGCCAGATACCCATCATCGTGCGGCTGCCCGACGAAGCCACGCGGGATCTCCAACTGCTGCGCCAACTCACGGTACCGGGCGCGTGGGGCCCGGTACCACTGCGTGACGTGGCGGACATCGAAATCACCAGCGGTCCGGCGCAGATCAACCGCCTCGACCGCTTGCGCAACGTGAACTTCGAAATCGAGCTGGACGGCCAGGCCCTGGGCGATGTACAGCAGCGCGCCAGCGCGCTGCCCAGCCTGTCGCACCTGCCACCGGGCCTGACAAGGCACGACATCGGTCAGGCGGAAACATCCAACGAACTGGGCCGGAGCTTCCTGCTGGCAATGGGCACAGGCGTGGCCTGCATCTACATCGTACTGGTACTGCTGTTCCATGCCTGGGCGCAACCAGTGACCATCCTCGGGGCACTGCTGCTGTCCATTCCGGGGACGATCCTGGCGCTGTTCCTGACCGGCACCCACCTCAGCATGCCCGCCATGATCGGAATGGTCATGCTGATGGGTATCGCCACCAAAAACTCCATCCTGCTGGTCGAATACGCCATCATGGCACAGCGTGATCATGGCCTGGCCCGGCTTGACGCACTGCTGGACGCCTGCCGCAAACGCGCACGTCCCATCGTGATGACCTCGCTGGCCATGGGCGCCGGAATGCTGCCCATTGCCCTGGGCTTCGGCGCCGACCCAAGCTTCCGCGCGCCGATGGCCATTGTCGTGATCGGCGGCCTCATCACCTCCACCTTCCTGAGCCTGCTGGTGATCCCGGTGCTCTATGAGATAGTTGACGACCTCGTTCAGTGCCTCTCAGCGAAGCGCTGGTGGCCCAGATGA